A single region of the Raphanus sativus cultivar WK10039 chromosome 1, ASM80110v3, whole genome shotgun sequence genome encodes:
- the LOC108825349 gene encoding DNA-directed RNA polymerases I, II, and III subunit RPABC5: MIIPVRCFTCGKVIGNKWDAYLDLLQLDYTEGDALDALNLVRYCCRRMLMTHVDLIEKLLNYNTLEKSDNS, translated from the exons ATGATTATCCCTGTTCGCTGCTTTACCTGTGGAAag gTGATTGGAAACAAGTGGGATGCCTATCTTGATCTTCTCCAGCTTGACTACACTGAAGG GGATGCACTTGATGCGCTCAACTTGGTTAGATACTGCTGCAGGCGTATGCTTATGACTCACGTTGATCTGATTGAGAAGCTTCTCAACTACAACA cTCTGGAAAAATCAGACAACAGTTGA